A genomic segment from Segniliparus rotundus DSM 44985 encodes:
- a CDS encoding acetyl/propionyl/methylcrotonyl-CoA carboxylase subunit alpha: MAMTSVLVANRGEIACRVFHTCRRLGVATVAVFSDADAASPHVAEADSAVRLPGNAPADTYLRGDLIIDAAKRAGADAVHPGYGFLSENADFARAVREAGLTWIGPSPESIELMGSKIAAKERMAAVGVPIFTNLDPASVAEADFPVLVKASAGGGGRGMRVVRDVGELAAAVDSAAAEALSAFGSGAVFCEPYLQNAHHIEVQLMADRHGTVWAVGERECSLQRRHQKVVEEAPAPLVERIGPALRERLFEAARSGAKAIGYEGAGTFEFLVSENGDVRFLEMNTRLQVEHPVTEATTGLDLVELQLRVADGEALGPEPPKTRGHAIEVRLYAEDPANDYRPQTGVLRRFELEGAQFQGPSGRGGLRVDAGFASGSHVSPYYDAMLAKVIAYAPTRGEAARILRGALLRAKVHGLVTNRELLANILAEPEFLEGKTDTGYLDRIGLDTLAAPVADAQAIALSALAAAVADAKANQVANPVLAALPTGWRNLPSQLVQKAFITADGQEIAVRYRFERGRLLAPEHPDVALLDVRLGSGAAAHEVLFEAGGVLRRFAVSCAAADGGHDVFDVDSPLGPVALRRKPAFTDPADQIVAGSLIAPMPGSVIKLGAQVGERVRAGQPILWLEAMKMQHAVNSPADGTLVELDVAVGDQVNQGAMLARVEETNPAEEAGTQKRSTQ, encoded by the coding sequence ATGGCAATGACGTCTGTATTGGTCGCGAACCGGGGCGAGATCGCCTGCCGGGTTTTCCACACTTGCCGTCGGCTCGGCGTCGCCACGGTGGCGGTGTTCTCCGACGCGGACGCGGCGAGCCCGCACGTCGCGGAGGCGGACTCCGCGGTGCGCCTGCCCGGCAATGCCCCGGCGGACACCTACCTGCGCGGGGATCTCATCATCGACGCTGCGAAGCGCGCCGGGGCGGACGCCGTCCACCCCGGCTACGGCTTTTTGTCCGAGAACGCCGATTTCGCCCGCGCCGTGCGCGAAGCTGGCCTGACCTGGATCGGGCCGAGCCCGGAGTCCATCGAACTCATGGGGTCCAAGATCGCCGCCAAAGAGCGCATGGCCGCGGTCGGCGTCCCCATCTTCACGAACCTCGATCCGGCTTCGGTCGCCGAGGCCGACTTCCCCGTTCTGGTCAAAGCCTCAGCAGGTGGCGGCGGTCGCGGCATGCGGGTGGTGCGCGACGTGGGCGAGCTCGCCGCAGCGGTGGACTCGGCCGCAGCCGAAGCGCTTTCGGCGTTCGGCTCCGGCGCCGTGTTCTGCGAGCCGTATTTGCAGAACGCGCACCATATCGAAGTCCAATTGATGGCCGACCGGCACGGCACGGTGTGGGCAGTGGGGGAGCGCGAGTGCTCTCTGCAACGCCGCCACCAGAAGGTTGTCGAAGAGGCCCCGGCTCCGTTGGTCGAACGAATCGGGCCCGCGTTGCGCGAGCGGCTTTTCGAAGCCGCGCGCAGCGGCGCGAAAGCCATCGGCTACGAGGGGGCGGGCACCTTCGAGTTCTTGGTCTCCGAGAACGGCGATGTGCGTTTTTTGGAGATGAACACCCGCCTGCAAGTCGAGCATCCGGTCACTGAGGCCACCACCGGCCTCGACCTGGTCGAGCTGCAATTGCGCGTCGCGGACGGCGAGGCGCTCGGCCCCGAGCCGCCCAAGACCCGGGGGCACGCCATCGAAGTGCGCCTCTACGCTGAAGACCCCGCGAACGACTACCGGCCGCAGACCGGCGTGTTGCGGCGATTCGAGCTGGAAGGGGCCCAGTTCCAGGGCCCGTCCGGGAGGGGCGGGCTGCGCGTGGACGCGGGTTTCGCATCGGGATCGCACGTGAGCCCGTATTACGACGCGATGCTCGCCAAGGTGATCGCGTACGCCCCGACTCGGGGGGAAGCGGCCCGGATTTTGCGCGGGGCGCTCCTGCGCGCCAAAGTGCACGGACTGGTCACCAACCGCGAGCTGCTGGCCAATATCCTCGCCGAACCGGAATTCCTCGAAGGGAAAACGGACACCGGCTACCTCGACAGGATCGGCCTCGACACGCTCGCCGCGCCGGTCGCCGACGCGCAGGCCATCGCGTTGTCGGCGCTCGCGGCGGCAGTCGCGGACGCGAAAGCCAACCAGGTCGCCAACCCTGTCCTCGCGGCGCTGCCCACCGGGTGGCGCAACCTGCCTTCGCAGCTGGTCCAGAAGGCGTTCATCACCGCGGACGGACAGGAGATCGCCGTTCGGTACCGGTTCGAGCGCGGCCGCCTCCTCGCGCCCGAGCACCCGGACGTCGCACTGCTCGACGTGCGTCTCGGCAGCGGCGCCGCCGCGCACGAAGTCCTTTTCGAAGCAGGCGGCGTGCTCCGGCGTTTTGCGGTGTCCTGCGCGGCGGCGGACGGCGGGCACGACGTTTTCGACGTCGACTCGCCGCTGGGGCCGGTCGCGCTGCGGCGCAAACCGGCATTCACCGACCCCGCCGACCAGATCGTCGCCGGGTCGCTCATCGCGCCCATGCCGGGGTCGGTCATCAAGCTCGGCGCCCAGGTCGGCGAGCGCGTGCGCGCCGGACAGCCCATCCTGTGGCTGGAGGCGATGAAGATGCAGCACGCTGTCAACTCCCCGGCCGACGGGACGCTCGTCGAGCTGGACGTCGCGGTC
- a CDS encoding acyl-CoA carboxylase subunit beta, with translation MTLLRSTLDTASPAYHEAAESMLEKLAELRTEQEKVLAGGGEEKIARHRKRGKMLVRERVEALLDPDTPFLELCPYAAWGSEYTVGASTVFGIGYVSGVECVISGNDPTVKGGTSNGWTMRKVFRAAEIALQNRMPLISLVESGGADLPSQKDMFIPGGRMFRDLTRLSQARIPTIALVFGNSTAGGAYIPGMSDHIVMIQERSKVFLGGPPLVKMATGEESGEEELGGAQMHAQISGLADYFAHDELDAIRIGRRIVSRLNWRKQGPAPQAAPVPPRYDSEELLGVVPADLKIPFDPREVIARVVDDSDFDEFKPDYGSSLVTGWSRIFGYPVGILANARGVLFSQESQKATQFIQLANQLDTPLLFLHNTTGYMVGKQYEQAGIVKHGSMMINAVSNSKVPHISLLIGSSYGAGHYGMCGRSFDPRFLFSWPNAKCAVMGGAQLAGVVSIVSRAAAEARGQAVDEAADAAVRAAIEAQIEAESLPLFLSGRLFDDGIIDPRDTRTVLGMSLSALHGAPVKGADGFGIFRM, from the coding sequence ATGACACTCTTGCGCTCCACGCTCGACACCGCGTCGCCCGCGTACCACGAGGCCGCGGAATCGATGCTGGAGAAACTCGCCGAACTCAGAACCGAGCAGGAAAAAGTCCTCGCGGGCGGTGGGGAAGAGAAAATCGCCCGCCACCGCAAACGCGGCAAAATGCTCGTCCGCGAGCGCGTCGAGGCGCTGCTCGACCCGGACACGCCGTTCCTTGAGCTCTGCCCGTACGCGGCCTGGGGGTCGGAGTACACGGTCGGAGCCTCCACTGTCTTCGGCATCGGCTACGTCTCGGGCGTGGAATGCGTCATCAGCGGCAACGACCCCACGGTCAAAGGCGGCACCTCCAACGGCTGGACAATGCGCAAAGTGTTCCGGGCCGCAGAGATCGCCCTGCAGAACCGGATGCCGCTCATCTCGCTCGTCGAATCCGGCGGGGCCGATCTGCCCAGCCAGAAGGACATGTTCATTCCTGGCGGGCGGATGTTCCGCGACCTGACCCGGCTTTCTCAAGCGCGTATCCCCACCATCGCGCTGGTCTTCGGCAACTCCACAGCGGGCGGGGCCTACATCCCCGGTATGAGCGACCACATCGTCATGATTCAGGAGCGCTCCAAAGTCTTCCTCGGCGGCCCGCCGCTGGTGAAGATGGCGACCGGGGAGGAGTCCGGGGAAGAGGAGCTCGGCGGCGCGCAGATGCACGCCCAGATCTCCGGCCTCGCCGACTATTTCGCGCATGACGAACTCGACGCGATCCGCATCGGCAGGCGTATCGTCTCGCGGCTCAACTGGCGCAAACAGGGCCCTGCGCCGCAAGCGGCTCCGGTCCCGCCCCGCTACGACAGCGAGGAACTGCTCGGCGTGGTTCCCGCCGATCTGAAGATCCCGTTCGACCCGCGCGAAGTCATCGCCCGAGTCGTGGACGACTCGGACTTCGACGAGTTCAAACCGGATTACGGGTCGAGCCTGGTCACCGGCTGGTCCCGGATCTTCGGCTACCCCGTCGGGATTCTCGCCAACGCACGAGGCGTGCTGTTCTCCCAGGAGTCGCAGAAGGCCACGCAGTTCATCCAGCTCGCGAACCAGCTCGACACGCCGCTGCTTTTCTTGCACAACACAACCGGCTACATGGTCGGCAAACAATACGAGCAGGCGGGCATCGTCAAGCACGGCTCGATGATGATCAACGCCGTTTCGAACTCCAAAGTCCCGCACATCTCCCTGCTCATAGGGTCCTCGTACGGGGCTGGGCATTACGGGATGTGCGGGCGGTCGTTCGACCCCCGGTTCCTGTTCAGCTGGCCGAACGCGAAATGCGCCGTCATGGGCGGCGCCCAGCTCGCCGGGGTGGTCTCGATCGTCTCGCGCGCCGCCGCCGAGGCCAGGGGACAGGCGGTGGACGAGGCCGCCGACGCGGCGGTCCGCGCCGCCATCGAGGCGCAAATCGAGGCCGAGTCGTTGCCGCTGTTCCTGTCCGGGCGGTTGTTCGACGACGGCATCATCGACCCGCGCGACACGAGGACGGTGTTGGGAATGTCGTTATCAGCTCTGCACGGCGCCCCGGTCAAAGGCGCGGACGGCTTCGGAATCTTCAGGATGTGA
- a CDS encoding acyl-CoA dehydrogenase family protein → MTMWKSEERVALRATARAFAEREILPHAAEWEKAGQIPRELHRAAGDAGLLGVAFPESAGGGGGDVADSVVVCEELHEAGVPGGVFASLFTCGIAVPHIIASADPRLIDEFVRPTLAGAKIGSLAITEPGGGSDVGRLATTARRDGDHYVINGAKTYITSAVRADYVVTAARTGGEGSAGVSLIVVEKTAPGFIVSRALDKMGWRSSDTAELSYTDVRVPAANLVGAENTGFAQIAAAFVAERVVLAVQAYASAQRCLDLALQWCRDRSTFGRPLISRQSVQNTLAEMARRIDVAKVYTRHVAERAASGDQDLIAQVCFAKNTAVETGEWVANQALQLFGGLGYMAESEIERQYRDMRILGIGGGTTEILTTLAARRLGYTA, encoded by the coding sequence ATGACCATGTGGAAGAGCGAGGAGCGCGTCGCGCTGCGCGCGACAGCGCGGGCCTTCGCCGAGCGCGAGATCCTGCCGCACGCGGCCGAATGGGAGAAAGCCGGGCAGATCCCGCGCGAACTGCACCGCGCAGCGGGAGACGCAGGCCTGTTGGGCGTGGCGTTCCCCGAATCGGCGGGCGGTGGCGGCGGCGATGTGGCCGACAGCGTCGTCGTCTGCGAGGAGCTGCACGAGGCCGGGGTGCCGGGCGGCGTGTTCGCCTCCCTGTTCACCTGCGGGATCGCTGTCCCGCACATCATCGCGTCAGCAGACCCCCGACTCATCGACGAGTTCGTGCGGCCCACGCTCGCCGGGGCGAAAATCGGTTCGCTCGCCATCACCGAACCGGGCGGCGGCTCCGACGTGGGACGCCTGGCCACGACCGCGCGCCGCGACGGAGACCACTACGTCATCAACGGCGCGAAGACCTACATCACCTCCGCCGTGCGCGCCGACTACGTCGTGACGGCCGCGCGCACCGGGGGCGAAGGCTCCGCCGGTGTGTCGCTCATCGTCGTGGAGAAAACCGCGCCGGGCTTCATCGTGAGCCGCGCGCTCGACAAGATGGGCTGGCGCTCCTCCGACACCGCAGAGCTGTCCTACACCGACGTCCGAGTCCCCGCCGCGAACCTCGTCGGCGCGGAGAACACCGGTTTCGCGCAGATCGCCGCCGCGTTCGTCGCCGAACGGGTCGTCCTCGCCGTCCAGGCGTACGCGAGCGCGCAGCGCTGCCTGGACCTCGCCCTGCAATGGTGCCGGGACCGGAGCACGTTCGGGCGCCCGCTCATCTCACGGCAAAGCGTGCAGAACACGCTGGCGGAAATGGCGCGGCGGATCGACGTCGCCAAGGTCTACACCCGCCACGTCGCCGAGCGCGCCGCCTCAGGCGACCAGGACTTGATCGCGCAGGTCTGTTTCGCCAAGAACACCGCCGTCGAGACGGGGGAGTGGGTCGCGAACCAGGCGCTGCAGCTCTTCGGCGGGCTCGGCTACATGGCCGAGAGCGAGATCGAGCGCCAGTACCGGGACATGCGCATTCTTGGGATCGGCGGCGGAACCACCGAAATCCTCACCACATTGGCCGCGAGAAGATTGGGATACACCGCATGA
- a CDS encoding acyclic terpene utilization AtuA family protein: MSAEAFRIGNASGFYGDRFSAVREMLAGGELDVLTGDYLAELTMLILGRDRLKDPGLGYAKTFLRQMEESLGLALDKGVKVVVNAGGLNPKGLADKLAELAERLGLAAKIAHVRGDDLVARSRELGFGSPAAANAYLGAFGIVAGLNAGADVVVTGRITDASLVVGPAAWRFGWQQRDYDQLAGAVVAGHLVECGTQVTGGNYAFFQEIADLRHAGFPIVEIHADGTSVITKHPGTGGEVSVGTVTAQLLYEIQTARYAGPDVTTRLDTVALAQDGPDRVHVSSVKGEPPPSSLKVSLNTIGGFRNEMTFILSGLHIEEKAALAKSQLESLLAKRPAEVVWNLARVDRPDAPTQQQASALLQCVVRDPDPEKVGRQFSSAAVELALASYPGFALTTPPGNGSPYGVFTAGYVAHGEVAHEAVLPDGAAVSIPPAPTTQELADVPEPAVPRPGLGGETRRLPLGVIAGARSGDKGGSANIGLWVRTAQQFSWLVDELTVEKCKELLPEASGLAVRRHVLPNVRAVNFVIEGILGRGVAEQVRFDPQAKGLGEWLRSRELDIPQELL, encoded by the coding sequence ATGAGCGCAGAGGCTTTCCGGATCGGCAACGCTTCCGGCTTTTACGGGGATCGGTTCTCCGCAGTGCGCGAGATGCTCGCCGGCGGCGAGCTCGACGTGCTCACCGGCGACTATCTCGCCGAACTCACCATGCTCATCCTGGGCCGCGACCGGCTGAAAGACCCCGGCCTCGGGTACGCGAAAACGTTCCTGCGGCAAATGGAGGAGAGCCTCGGCCTCGCCCTGGACAAAGGGGTGAAAGTCGTCGTCAACGCGGGCGGCCTCAACCCGAAGGGACTCGCGGACAAGCTCGCCGAGCTCGCCGAGCGACTCGGCCTCGCCGCAAAGATCGCGCATGTCCGCGGCGACGACCTCGTCGCGCGCTCCCGCGAACTCGGCTTCGGCTCGCCCGCCGCGGCGAACGCCTACCTCGGCGCGTTCGGGATCGTGGCGGGGCTCAACGCCGGGGCGGATGTCGTGGTCACTGGCCGCATCACCGACGCTTCGCTCGTGGTCGGCCCTGCCGCGTGGCGCTTCGGTTGGCAGCAGAGAGACTACGACCAGCTTGCCGGGGCGGTGGTCGCCGGGCACCTCGTCGAATGCGGCACCCAGGTCACCGGGGGGAATTACGCTTTTTTCCAGGAAATCGCCGACCTGCGCCACGCGGGCTTCCCGATTGTGGAAATCCACGCCGACGGCACAAGCGTCATCACCAAGCACCCCGGCACCGGCGGCGAGGTGAGCGTGGGCACGGTGACCGCGCAACTGCTCTACGAGATCCAAACCGCCCGATACGCCGGACCGGACGTCACGACCCGGCTCGACACGGTGGCGTTGGCCCAGGACGGCCCCGACCGCGTGCACGTCTCCTCCGTCAAGGGCGAGCCGCCCCCGTCCTCGCTCAAAGTCTCGCTCAACACGATCGGCGGGTTCCGCAACGAGATGACGTTCATCCTCAGCGGTCTGCACATCGAGGAGAAAGCCGCGTTGGCGAAGAGCCAGCTCGAATCCCTCTTGGCCAAGCGCCCTGCCGAGGTGGTGTGGAACCTCGCCCGCGTCGACCGCCCCGACGCCCCGACCCAGCAGCAGGCCAGCGCCTTGCTCCAATGCGTCGTCCGCGACCCCGACCCCGAGAAGGTCGGCAGACAGTTCTCCAGCGCCGCCGTGGAGCTCGCGCTCGCGAGCTACCCGGGGTTCGCGCTCACCACCCCGCCCGGCAACGGCTCCCCCTACGGCGTGTTCACGGCGGGGTACGTCGCGCACGGCGAGGTCGCGCACGAGGCGGTGCTGCCCGACGGCGCTGCGGTCTCGATCCCTCCCGCGCCCACGACGCAGGAGCTCGCCGACGTGCCCGAGCCGGCAGTGCCGCGCCCCGGGCTGGGCGGGGAGACCCGCCGTTTGCCGCTCGGCGTGATCGCGGGCGCGCGCAGCGGGGACAAAGGCGGTTCCGCGAACATCGGGCTCTGGGTGAGGACCGCGCAACAGTTCTCCTGGCTTGTCGACGAACTGACCGTCGAGAAATGCAAAGAGCTCCTGCCCGAGGCTTCGGGGCTTGCCGTGCGCCGGCATGTGCTCCCCAACGTGAGAGCTGTCAATTTCGTCATCGAAGGCATCCTTGGCCGCGGCGTCGCCGAACAGGTCCGGTTCGACCCCCAGGCCAAGGGCCTCGGCGAATGGCTGCGCTCGCGCGAGCTCGACATTCCCCAGGAGCTGCTATGA
- a CDS encoding TIGR03084 family metal-binding protein, translating into MVSPAAVLADLVAEGDAVEALVAALEPPLWRTQTPSAGWTVAHQIGHLLWTDAVAAVAVAGPDRFARLVQEKAALGAAMVDIGAQEHAARPPHELFQAWRHGRRELAEQIAALPEGAAVPWFGPPMSAASFATARLMETWAHGLDIADALGAAWPATNRLQHVAHIGVRARDYAFLVNGLTPPAEPFRVELAAPDGQTWAWGPEHAAQRVAGSALDFCHLVCQRRPPSTLGLVADGDDARRWLTVAQAFAGPPGSRREDQETTRRKAPV; encoded by the coding sequence ATGGTTTCACCCGCTGCCGTTCTCGCCGATCTCGTCGCTGAGGGCGATGCGGTCGAGGCGTTGGTCGCCGCCCTAGAGCCGCCTCTGTGGCGCACGCAGACCCCGTCCGCCGGATGGACTGTCGCGCATCAGATCGGGCATTTGCTGTGGACGGACGCCGTCGCCGCTGTCGCCGTCGCCGGCCCCGACCGGTTCGCGCGGCTCGTGCAGGAAAAAGCAGCGCTCGGGGCGGCCATGGTGGACATCGGGGCCCAAGAGCACGCCGCCCGCCCGCCCCATGAGCTCTTCCAGGCGTGGCGGCATGGGCGCCGCGAACTCGCCGAGCAGATAGCGGCATTGCCCGAGGGGGCCGCCGTGCCGTGGTTCGGCCCGCCGATGAGCGCCGCGTCGTTCGCGACCGCCCGGCTCATGGAGACGTGGGCGCACGGGCTCGACATCGCCGACGCGCTCGGGGCTGCGTGGCCCGCGACGAACAGGCTCCAGCACGTCGCGCACATCGGTGTGCGGGCCAGGGACTACGCGTTCCTGGTCAACGGCCTCACCCCGCCCGCCGAGCCGTTCCGCGTCGAGCTCGCCGCCCCGGACGGGCAGACGTGGGCCTGGGGCCCGGAACACGCGGCCCAGCGGGTCGCCGGCAGCGCCCTCGACTTCTGCCACCTCGTCTGCCAACGCCGCCCGCCCAGCACGCTCGGCCTCGTCGCCGACGGGGACGACGCGCGACGCTGGCTCACGGTCGCACAAGCTTTCGCAGGCCCGCCAGGGTCGCGCCGCGAAGATCAAGAAACGACACGGCGAAAGGCGCCAGTATGA
- a CDS encoding cold-shock protein translates to MPQGTVKWFNEEKGFGFIAPDDGGKDLFVHFSGIVSEGGFRTLQENQRVKFETQASDRGPQAVSVTVI, encoded by the coding sequence ATGCCCCAAGGCACCGTGAAATGGTTCAACGAGGAGAAGGGTTTCGGCTTCATCGCTCCCGATGACGGCGGCAAGGACCTCTTCGTCCACTTCTCCGGGATCGTCAGCGAAGGCGGATTCCGCACGTTGCAGGAGAACCAGCGCGTGAAATTTGAGACTCAGGCCAGCGACCGAGGCCCTCAGGCCGTTTCGGTCACCGTGATCTGA
- a CDS encoding DEAD/DEAH box helicase, producing MSDPTFASLGVPQPIVSALAKAGVTAPFPIQAAALPPALEGRDVLGRGPTGSGKTLTFGLPMLARLANGASKPRKPRGLVLVPTRELAAQVASALTPLAASVGLRTASVVGGLSMQRQIDELARGVDVLVATPGRLADHLAQGTVVLDEVSVTALDEADQMADMGFLPQVVKILDRTPKKGQRLLFSATLDGQVDKLVRRYLDNPATCSTAPAAASVSTMEHHMLFVDQEQKKLVVTEIAAREGRTILFVHTKHGADRLTKRLRAVGVSAAAIHGGKAQNNRTRTLEAFKSGDVAVLVATNVAARGVHIDGVDLVVHVDPPADPKDYLHRAGRTARAGESGVVITLVTPAERRDAEAMARAAGVVVKGVPVRAGDAELVRVSGARQPSGVALVAAAAPAPSTPRKPARTRSVRQAAAGWAPRHKRGSAAPVGGAQPPAARSRSGARRAPGGR from the coding sequence ATGTCCGATCCCACCTTTGCCAGCCTGGGCGTGCCCCAGCCCATCGTCAGCGCGCTCGCCAAAGCGGGCGTCACCGCGCCGTTCCCGATCCAAGCCGCCGCCTTGCCGCCTGCCCTGGAGGGCAGGGACGTGCTCGGCCGAGGCCCCACCGGCTCGGGGAAGACATTGACCTTCGGCCTTCCCATGCTCGCCCGCCTCGCCAACGGGGCGAGCAAGCCGCGCAAGCCGCGCGGCTTGGTCCTGGTGCCGACTCGCGAGCTCGCCGCGCAGGTCGCGTCCGCGCTCACGCCGCTCGCCGCGTCGGTCGGCTTGCGCACGGCCAGCGTTGTCGGCGGCCTGTCCATGCAGCGCCAGATCGACGAGCTCGCGCGGGGCGTGGACGTGCTCGTCGCCACCCCGGGCCGTCTCGCCGACCACCTCGCGCAGGGCACGGTGGTCCTGGACGAGGTCTCGGTCACCGCATTGGACGAGGCCGACCAGATGGCGGACATGGGGTTCTTGCCGCAGGTCGTGAAGATCCTCGACCGCACGCCCAAGAAGGGGCAGCGGTTGTTGTTCTCGGCGACGCTGGACGGCCAGGTGGACAAACTCGTGCGGCGCTACCTCGACAACCCTGCGACGTGTTCCACAGCCCCGGCGGCCGCGAGCGTCTCGACGATGGAGCACCACATGCTGTTCGTCGATCAAGAACAGAAGAAGCTGGTCGTCACCGAGATCGCGGCCCGAGAGGGGCGCACCATCCTCTTCGTCCACACCAAACATGGCGCGGACCGGCTCACCAAGCGCCTGCGGGCTGTCGGGGTGAGCGCAGCGGCGATCCACGGCGGGAAAGCGCAGAACAATCGCACTCGCACGCTGGAGGCGTTCAAATCGGGCGACGTCGCGGTTCTGGTTGCCACGAACGTCGCCGCCCGCGGCGTCCATATCGACGGGGTGGACCTCGTCGTGCATGTGGACCCGCCCGCAGACCCGAAGGACTACCTCCATCGCGCGGGCCGCACCGCGCGGGCTGGCGAGTCCGGCGTTGTGATCACGTTGGTGACCCCTGCCGAGCGGCGAGACGCGGAGGCGATGGCGCGGGCGGCGGGCGTGGTCGTCAAGGGCGTGCCTGTTCGCGCTGGCGACGCGGAGCTAGTCCGAGTCAGCGGAGCGCGCCAGCCCTCGGGCGTCGCGCTTGTCGCAGCGGCGGCCCCAGCGCCTTCGACGCCGCGCAAACCCGCCCGGACCCGCTCTGTCCGGCAGGCCGCTGCCGGGTGGGCTCCTCGGCATAAGCGCGGTTCCGCCGCGCCGGTCGGCGGCGCGCAGCCCCCTGCCGCCCGGTCGCGCTCTGGAGCGCGGCGAGCGCCCGGCGGACGCTGA
- a CDS encoding PucR family transcriptional regulator: MVTLKRPWLAELEPVDSRSFPASSLLRERAEELASLLGPGPAGWAVELGATMAARVTSAIPELAVDVVGTEVGRGCEAVALGVLAALARDTEVTSATAPEVLAGPVELVARGIGVEHMLRSIHLAHAAAAEVLIDAVGRIVPQARRFDETRRINDFLFHIVDIMNTHMSMEFARAHEAWSTSSNAMRMEVVEDILRGADVPLGRAVRVLGYDLSRWHLAVIAWTGGPAPAEPKQLREAAAAALAAAGCASTAVLSLGAQRVWAWGSRTAQPPMPNEEPPPISPGVRLATGLPGFGVDGFRRSHDQASRAARVGVMSTARDTWFFPYGDVDIVAMLSADLPVAGEFVVRELGELAGPGESTAVLRHTLKCYLDRDRSLARTADCLHVARNTVAYRVRRAEQLRGTPAAERRLQLHAALALADMLGDGVLSVG, encoded by the coding sequence GTGGTCACTCTGAAGCGTCCGTGGCTCGCCGAACTCGAACCTGTTGACAGCCGCTCGTTCCCGGCTTCGTCGCTGCTGCGCGAACGCGCCGAGGAACTCGCGTCGCTGCTGGGGCCCGGCCCCGCCGGTTGGGCTGTGGAGCTCGGCGCGACGATGGCCGCCCGCGTCACCTCGGCCATTCCCGAGCTGGCGGTCGACGTGGTCGGGACCGAGGTGGGCAGGGGCTGCGAGGCGGTGGCGCTCGGCGTGCTCGCAGCGCTTGCCCGCGACACAGAGGTGACGTCTGCGACGGCGCCAGAAGTGCTCGCGGGCCCGGTGGAATTGGTCGCCCGCGGCATTGGCGTCGAGCACATGCTGCGCAGCATCCACCTCGCCCACGCCGCTGCTGCCGAAGTGCTGATCGACGCGGTGGGGCGCATCGTCCCCCAAGCGCGGCGTTTTGACGAGACGCGGCGGATCAACGACTTCCTCTTCCACATCGTCGACATCATGAACACGCACATGTCGATGGAGTTCGCGCGAGCGCATGAGGCGTGGTCGACCAGCTCGAACGCGATGCGCATGGAGGTTGTCGAGGACATCCTGCGCGGAGCCGATGTGCCGCTCGGCCGGGCTGTGCGCGTGCTGGGGTACGACCTCTCCCGTTGGCATCTCGCCGTGATCGCGTGGACCGGCGGCCCCGCGCCCGCCGAGCCCAAGCAGCTGCGGGAAGCCGCCGCCGCCGCTCTGGCAGCGGCGGGATGCGCGTCCACCGCGGTGCTCTCCCTCGGCGCCCAGCGGGTCTGGGCGTGGGGCTCGCGCACGGCCCAGCCCCCCATGCCGAACGAGGAGCCGCCCCCGATCTCGCCCGGTGTGCGCCTCGCGACCGGGTTGCCCGGCTTCGGCGTCGACGGGTTTCGGCGCAGCCACGACCAAGCGAGCCGCGCCGCGCGCGTCGGCGTCATGTCGACGGCCCGCGACACGTGGTTCTTTCCTTACGGCGATGTCGATATCGTGGCCATGCTCAGCGCCGACCTGCCGGTCGCAGGCGAGTTCGTCGTCCGCGAACTGGGCGAGCTGGCGGGGCCTGGCGAATCGACAGCGGTGCTGCGCCACACCTTGAAGTGCTATCTCGACCGAGACCGCAGTTTGGCTCGGACCGCCGACTGCCTGCACGTCGCGCGGAACACGGTGGCCTACCGGGTGCGGCGGGCCGAGCAGCTGCGAGGAACTCCCGCTGCGGAACGCCGCTTGCAGTTGCACGCCGCGCTCGCCCTCGCCGACATGCTCGGCGACGGGGTTCTGTCCGTCGGCTGA